Proteins encoded by one window of Streptococcus suis S735:
- the codY gene encoding GTP-sensing pleiotropic transcriptional regulator CodY, with protein sequence MTTLLEKTRNITSILKRSEEQLAEELPYNAIAEHLSAIIDCNSCIINSEGEVLGYHMSYETNNDRVEEFFQNKQFPEGYVKAVAQVYDTQVNLPVESELTAIPVESRSTYPNGLTTIAPIHVTGIRFGSLIIWRNDEQFHDDDLILVEIAATVVGIQLLNFQREEDEKNIRRRAAVNMAVNTLSYSEMKAVAAILGELDGNEGQLTASVIADRIGITRSVIVNALRKLESAGIIESRSLGMKGTYLKVLIPAIFDEIKKRDY encoded by the coding sequence ATGACAACATTATTAGAGAAGACACGGAATATTACTTCTATTTTGAAGCGTTCCGAAGAGCAATTGGCAGAAGAATTGCCTTACAATGCTATTGCTGAACATCTATCAGCTATTATTGATTGCAATTCTTGTATTATTAATAGCGAAGGTGAAGTTTTGGGATACCACATGAGTTACGAGACAAACAATGATCGTGTGGAAGAATTTTTCCAAAACAAACAATTCCCAGAAGGATATGTAAAAGCAGTTGCGCAGGTTTACGATACGCAGGTTAATTTGCCTGTCGAGAGCGAGTTGACTGCCATCCCTGTCGAATCACGCTCGACTTATCCAAACGGGCTGACAACGATAGCGCCTATCCACGTAACGGGGATTCGTTTTGGTTCGCTTATTATTTGGCGGAATGATGAGCAGTTTCACGATGATGATTTGATTTTGGTTGAGATTGCGGCAACAGTAGTTGGTATTCAGTTACTTAATTTCCAACGGGAAGAAGACGAGAAGAATATCCGTCGTCGTGCGGCAGTTAATATGGCGGTAAATACGCTATCTTACTCAGAAATGAAGGCAGTTGCAGCTATTTTGGGTGAATTGGATGGCAATGAGGGGCAATTGACTGCTTCTGTGATTGCAGATCGTATCGGTATTACACGATCGGTGATTGTGAATGCACTGCGTAAGTTGGAGAGTGCAGGGATTATTGAAAGTCGTTCTTTGGGAATGAAGGGGACTTATTTGAAAGTTCTCATCCCAGCTATTTTTGATGAAATTAAGAAACGTGACTACTAA
- the rplS gene encoding 50S ribosomal protein L19 produces the protein MNPLIQSLTEGQLRTDIPSFRPGDTVRVHAKVVEGNRERIQIFEGVVISRKGQGISEMYTVRKISGGVGVERTFPIHTPRVDKIEVVRYGKVRRAKLYYLRALQGKAARIKEIRR, from the coding sequence ATGAATCCATTGATCCAAAGTTTGACAGAAGGTCAACTTCGTACTGACATCCCTTCATTCCGTCCTGGTGACACTGTGCGTGTTCACGCTAAGGTTGTCGAAGGTAACCGCGAACGTATCCAGATTTTCGAGGGTGTTGTTATCTCTCGTAAAGGTCAAGGCATCTCAGAAATGTACACTGTACGTAAAATCTCTGGTGGTGTAGGTGTTGAACGTACATTCCCAATCCACACTCCACGTGTTGATAAGATTGAAGTAGTACGTTACGGTAAAGTACGTCGTGCTAAATTGTACTACCTACGTGCATTGCAAGGTAAAGCAGCACGTATCAAAGAAATCCGTCGTTAA
- the gatC gene encoding Asp-tRNA(Asn)/Glu-tRNA(Gln) amidotransferase subunit GatC — protein MKISEAEVRHVAKLSKLEFSDQETAEFATSLSKIVDMVELLNEVDTTGVAVTTTMADRKNVLRADIAQKGESREELFKNVPESQDNFIKVPAILDGGGDA, from the coding sequence ATGAAGATTTCTGAAGCTGAAGTCCGTCACGTTGCCAAGCTGTCTAAGCTGGAATTTTCGGACCAGGAAACAGCGGAATTTGCGACAAGTTTGAGCAAGATTGTCGATATGGTTGAATTGCTCAATGAAGTAGATACGACAGGTGTTGCGGTAACGACCACTATGGCTGACCGTAAGAATGTCTTGCGAGCAGATATTGCCCAAAAAGGTGAGAGCCGTGAGGAGCTCTTTAAAAATGTGCCTGAATCACAAGATAACTTTATCAAGGTACCAGCTATTCTAGACGGGGGAGGAGATGCCTAA
- a CDS encoding cysteine hydrolase family protein, producing the protein MDYIVDFVADEGKLTAGKSAQAISKRIAQVTQEAFENGDYIFFAIDGHEEGDEFHPEAQLFPSHNIIGTQGRDLYGPLADFYQKHKGHARVRWMDKRHYSTFSGTDLDVRLRERGVDTVVLTGVLSDICVLHTAIDAYNKGYRIEVVSSAIAALTEENHQFALNHLRHVLGATIID; encoded by the coding sequence ATTGATTATATAGTAGATTTTGTGGCAGATGAAGGAAAGCTGACTGCTGGAAAATCAGCTCAGGCTATTTCTAAACGAATTGCTCAGGTTACGCAAGAAGCTTTTGAAAATGGAGACTATATTTTCTTTGCGATTGATGGTCATGAGGAGGGGGATGAATTTCATCCTGAAGCTCAGCTTTTCCCAAGTCATAATATCATTGGGACGCAAGGGCGTGACTTGTATGGTCCTTTAGCAGATTTTTATCAAAAACATAAAGGGCATGCGCGTGTTCGTTGGATGGATAAACGTCATTATTCTACTTTTTCTGGGACGGATTTGGATGTTCGACTAAGAGAACGTGGTGTAGATACGGTTGTCTTGACGGGTGTTTTGTCTGATATTTGTGTTCTTCATACAGCTATTGATGCTTATAATAAGGGGTATCGTATTGAGGTGGTCTCATCAGCCATTGCTGCATTGACGGAGGAGAATCATCAGTTTGCTCTTAACCATTTGCGTCATGTACTCGGTGCGACAATTATTGATTAA
- a CDS encoding hydrolase, producing the protein MSEQFIPSVLSDLRQDIVQMPEVIKECSGIRIYGRRIRSVLFTTDVSIIANHNADAILAVYPFTPSPAIIKSIMLVASVPVLAGVGGGLTTGMRSANMSLLSESEGAYAVVVNGPTDVKTIEAINKVVDIPIIYTVVSEKSDLTSRIKAGVDILNVSCGMETPRVVKKIREAFPDFPIIATGGPTEDSIRRVIEAGANAVSYTAPSNGELFKGKMEKYRKHAKD; encoded by the coding sequence ATGAGCGAACAGTTTATTCCATCTGTTTTATCAGATTTACGGCAAGATATTGTTCAGATGCCAGAAGTTATCAAGGAATGTAGTGGAATTCGTATTTATGGTCGTCGCATTCGTTCAGTCTTATTTACAACGGATGTGTCTATTATTGCTAATCACAATGCAGATGCTATTTTGGCTGTTTATCCATTTACGCCCAGTCCAGCTATTATCAAAAGTATTATGTTGGTTGCGTCAGTTCCAGTCTTGGCTGGTGTTGGTGGAGGCTTGACGACAGGTATGCGTTCAGCTAATATGAGTCTCTTGTCTGAGTCGGAGGGAGCATACGCTGTTGTGGTAAATGGACCAACGGATGTAAAAACAATTGAGGCAATCAATAAAGTAGTAGATATTCCTATCATTTATACCGTTGTTTCTGAAAAGTCTGATTTAACCTCACGGATTAAAGCTGGAGTAGATATTTTAAATGTTTCTTGCGGTATGGAAACGCCAAGGGTTGTGAAGAAGATTCGAGAAGCTTTCCCTGACTTTCCAATTATTGCGACTGGTGGTCCGACTGAGGACTCTATTCGTCGGGTTATCGAAGCTGGAGCCAATGCTGTCTCCTATACAGCACCAAGTAATGGGGAGCTTTTTAAAGGGAAAATGGAAAAATACCGCAAACATGCAAAGGATTAG